From the Limosilactobacillus panis genome, one window contains:
- a CDS encoding aldo/keto reductase, which yields MYQANPHRYQQMTYNRVGKSGLKLSAIGLGFWHNFGSVDPYENQKAIVHQAFDLGITYYDLANNYGPVPGSAEENFGRIMATDMKPYRDEMIITSKAGYEMWDGPYGNWGSRKSIIASANQSLKRLQLDYVDIFYSHRPDPATPIEETAEALDQLVREGKALYIGISNYDGAQTAAITKVFKDLHTPFIIHQPRYNMFDRHIEGDLLPVLEKEGKGAVCFSPLAQGLLTNRYLNGIPADSRAAKSTSPFLHPDQVEQTIDTVRQLNEIAKQRHQTLAEMALAWDLRQPVMACVLVGASRPSQLVDNVKALNNLKFTADELAAIDQVLASQQ from the coding sequence ATGTATCAAGCTAACCCCCACCGCTACCAACAGATGACCTATAACCGGGTTGGCAAGAGTGGCCTCAAGCTCTCCGCCATTGGTCTGGGCTTCTGGCACAACTTCGGTAGCGTTGACCCCTACGAAAATCAGAAGGCCATCGTCCACCAGGCGTTTGACCTCGGAATCACTTACTACGATCTCGCCAACAACTACGGCCCGGTCCCCGGCAGTGCGGAGGAAAACTTTGGCCGGATCATGGCCACCGATATGAAGCCCTACAGAGACGAGATGATCATCACCAGTAAGGCCGGCTACGAAATGTGGGACGGCCCATACGGCAACTGGGGATCGCGCAAGAGTATCATCGCCAGTGCCAACCAGAGCCTCAAACGGCTCCAACTGGACTACGTAGACATCTTCTATTCCCACCGGCCAGACCCGGCGACGCCAATTGAAGAGACTGCTGAGGCTCTCGACCAGCTGGTCCGGGAAGGCAAGGCCCTCTACATTGGAATCTCCAACTATGATGGTGCCCAGACCGCCGCGATCACCAAGGTCTTTAAGGACCTCCACACGCCATTTATCATCCACCAGCCCCGCTATAACATGTTTGACCGCCACATCGAGGGTGACTTGTTACCGGTGCTGGAGAAGGAAGGTAAGGGCGCGGTCTGCTTTAGTCCCCTGGCCCAGGGGTTATTAACCAACCGCTACCTCAACGGCATCCCGGCTGACTCAAGGGCTGCCAAGTCGACCAGTCCCTTCCTCCACCCGGATCAGGTTGAGCAAACCATCGATACCGTCCGGCAGTTGAACGAAATCGCCAAGCAGCGGCACCAGACCCTGGCCGAGATGGCTCTGGCCTGGGACCTCCGCCAACCAGTGATGGCATGCGTCCTGGTGGGCGCTAGTCGGCCAAGTCAACTGGTTGACAACGTTAAGGCCCTCAATAACCTCAAATTCACCGCTGACGAGCTGGCCGCCATTGACCAAGTGCTCGCCAGTCAACAATAA
- a CDS encoding YycH family regulatory protein yields MFKKLRTNWLSFALALVVIISLLISGLVWTNPFQYEGARHDNLIHSNQQFTTQSMGDVYLPTSLVQTDRRGNQAILYNPQVNLIHKLKGTIHGWQFGRVSTVKSNNSDVYLIYLRRRNSLMMSYPDGVPTVVFNETFSQSINSDQVNQINHIVIPLGGPREIYLLSDHHYGIYRLRLSKGNFDQVQNIAKNASRIPVDHKIINGQTVMTYPRGFSLPTFAFQVTNQNIDTLSTNLMSSNQHANVTTSHSGDNVIHSNGTNRKMTFNQDRGTVNYKAFLNNDDQRTNEQLYSYFYSRLVKTGVQLSNIRFDGANDHQRQLTYRSYVDDFPIFNSDGYGTIKLRLTRGGTEHCQMSIYSVQVPLPIDQQEVRLPSSTVVFDQLHASPHFREVKGLRVGYLWKTDNKNKKVVKLTPSYFVKYHGNWINYTELIK; encoded by the coding sequence ATGTTCAAGAAACTAAGGACTAACTGGCTATCATTTGCCTTAGCGCTTGTCGTAATCATCAGCCTACTAATTTCTGGACTGGTCTGGACGAATCCTTTTCAATACGAGGGCGCCCGGCATGATAACCTGATTCATTCGAACCAACAATTTACGACCCAATCAATGGGTGATGTTTACCTGCCAACCAGCTTGGTTCAGACTGACCGGCGGGGCAACCAGGCAATTTTGTACAACCCCCAAGTTAACCTAATTCATAAACTTAAGGGCACTATCCATGGTTGGCAGTTTGGCCGGGTTTCGACCGTCAAAAGCAACAACAGTGATGTCTATCTGATTTACCTGCGGCGGCGCAACTCACTGATGATGAGCTACCCAGATGGGGTGCCGACGGTGGTCTTTAACGAGACCTTCTCCCAGTCAATCAATAGTGACCAGGTTAACCAAATCAACCACATCGTGATTCCCCTAGGGGGACCGCGGGAAATTTACCTGTTGAGTGACCACCATTACGGGATTTACCGCTTACGGCTCAGTAAGGGCAACTTCGACCAGGTCCAAAACATTGCAAAGAATGCAAGCCGGATCCCCGTTGACCATAAAATCATTAATGGTCAGACGGTAATGACCTACCCGCGGGGCTTCAGCCTACCGACCTTTGCCTTCCAGGTAACTAACCAAAATATTGATACCCTGTCGACAAACTTGATGAGCAGCAACCAGCACGCCAACGTGACGACCAGTCATAGCGGTGACAACGTTATTCACTCGAACGGAACCAACCGGAAGATGACCTTTAACCAAGACCGGGGAACGGTCAACTACAAGGCCTTCTTGAATAACGACGACCAGCGAACCAACGAACAACTGTACTCGTACTTCTACAGCCGTCTCGTTAAGACGGGAGTCCAGCTGAGCAACATCCGCTTTGACGGGGCTAACGACCACCAGCGGCAGTTAACCTACCGCAGCTACGTCGATGACTTTCCAATCTTTAACAGCGATGGCTACGGGACAATCAAGTTACGCCTGACCCGTGGCGGGACCGAGCACTGCCAGATGAGTATTTACTCCGTCCAGGTGCCATTGCCAATTGACCAGCAGGAAGTCCGCCTGCCGTCAAGCACGGTCGTCTTTGACCAACTGCACGCCAGTCCCCACTTTAGGGAAGTTAAGGGCCTGCGGGTTGGCTACCTGTGGAAGACCGATAATAAGAACAAGAAGGTCGTTAAGTTAACACCATCTTACTTTGTGAAGTACCATGGTAACTGGATCAACTACACGGAATTGATTAAGTGA
- a CDS encoding S1C family serine protease, which translates to MKDDKPVSRRFWAKVAGVGLLAGLIGGGVTLGINGAIQHHEATVSTRVPMGSNKSGGTKVNGNKANLNTQSTKAYDSVQSTVVSVLNKQKVQQGNGALGIFGTIQGGDSSSSSDSNKLETASEGSGVIYKKSGNTAYIVTNNHVVSGSNALQVILSNGKKVDAQLVGADSATDLAVLKINAANVKEVASFGNSNSIKAGQDVLAIGSPMGSEYANTVTKGIVSAKNRTLKAGTDGTLTSVIQTDAAINSGNSGGPLINMAGQVIGINSMKLSSDNDGSSVEGIGFAIPSNEVVSIINQLVKKGKISRPVLGLGMADLSSVTTDQQQSVLKLPSNVNKGVVILQVANGSVADNAGLKKYDVITQLGDKKINNTNELRAALYKYKVGDTTKVTFYRNGHQQTATLHLTKEAANTDDNQQEDDGE; encoded by the coding sequence ATGAAGGATGATAAACCAGTTAGTCGCCGCTTTTGGGCAAAGGTCGCCGGGGTCGGCTTACTAGCCGGCCTGATCGGTGGTGGCGTGACGCTCGGCATTAACGGCGCCATCCAGCACCACGAGGCCACTGTTAGTACCCGGGTACCGATGGGGTCAAACAAGTCCGGCGGGACCAAGGTAAACGGCAATAAGGCTAACCTGAACACCCAGTCGACGAAGGCCTATGATTCCGTCCAATCGACGGTGGTCAGTGTCCTTAACAAGCAGAAGGTCCAGCAGGGCAACGGTGCGCTGGGAATCTTCGGTACTATCCAGGGCGGGGACAGCTCGTCGTCAAGTGATAGTAACAAGCTGGAGACCGCCAGTGAAGGCTCCGGGGTTATCTACAAGAAGTCCGGCAACACGGCGTACATCGTTACTAATAACCACGTTGTTTCGGGGTCCAACGCCCTCCAAGTCATTCTGAGCAATGGCAAGAAGGTTGACGCCCAACTAGTGGGGGCGGATTCCGCTACGGACCTGGCCGTACTAAAAATCAACGCAGCCAACGTGAAGGAAGTTGCTTCCTTTGGGAACTCGAACTCAATCAAGGCCGGGCAGGATGTTCTGGCAATTGGGTCCCCAATGGGTAGTGAGTATGCCAACACCGTCACGAAGGGGATTGTGTCCGCAAAGAACCGGACCCTTAAGGCGGGAACCGATGGCACGCTGACGTCCGTTATCCAGACCGATGCGGCAATTAACTCCGGGAATTCTGGTGGCCCCCTGATTAATATGGCCGGCCAGGTAATCGGGATTAATTCAATGAAGCTCTCCTCCGATAATGATGGCTCCTCGGTTGAAGGGATTGGTTTTGCCATCCCAAGTAACGAGGTGGTTAGCATCATCAACCAGCTGGTCAAGAAGGGAAAGATTTCCCGGCCAGTACTGGGGCTGGGGATGGCCGACTTGAGCAGCGTTACTACCGACCAACAGCAGTCCGTCCTTAAGCTGCCAAGCAACGTCAATAAGGGGGTCGTGATCCTCCAGGTTGCTAACGGCTCGGTTGCTGATAACGCGGGCTTGAAGAAGTACGACGTGATTACCCAGCTGGGTGACAAGAAGATTAACAACACGAACGAATTACGGGCGGCCCTGTACAAGTACAAGGTTGGTGACACCACGAAGGTCACCTTCTACCGGAATGGTCACCAGCAAACGGCCACCCTCCACCTGACCAAGGAAGCCGCCAATACCGACGACAACCAGCAGGAAGATGATGGTGAATAA
- the rlmH gene encoding 23S rRNA (pseudouridine(1915)-N(3))-methyltransferase RlmH — MNIKIIGVGKLKEKYFKAGIAEYGKRLGRFCKFQVVEVPDEKAPESLSQAEMDEVMAKEGERILNKIKDREYVYALAIKGKERSSEEFAKEINQLATYGHSDITFVIGGSLGLSPAVLKRADTQISFGRFTLPHQLMRLVLSEQIYRAFTIINGLPYHK; from the coding sequence TTGAATATCAAAATAATTGGTGTCGGTAAGTTAAAGGAAAAGTACTTTAAGGCGGGAATTGCGGAGTATGGCAAGCGCCTGGGCCGCTTTTGTAAGTTCCAGGTTGTTGAGGTGCCTGACGAAAAGGCGCCCGAATCCCTGAGCCAGGCCGAGATGGATGAGGTAATGGCCAAGGAGGGGGAGCGCATCCTCAACAAGATTAAGGACCGGGAGTACGTTTACGCCCTGGCAATTAAGGGTAAGGAACGGTCGTCTGAGGAGTTTGCCAAGGAGATCAACCAGCTGGCAACTTACGGTCACAGCGACATCACCTTTGTTATTGGCGGATCACTGGGACTGAGCCCGGCGGTTTTGAAGCGGGCTGACACCCAGATTTCCTTTGGCCGCTTCACCCTGCCCCACCAGTTGATGCGGTTAGTATTGAGTGAGCAGATTTACCGGGCCTTCACGATTATCAACGGCCTGCCTTATCACAAGTAG
- a CDS encoding MBL fold metallo-hydrolase, translating to MTDTDSLRYSILASGSTGNVTYLETNHHRILIDAGLSGKKIEGLMNKINRSLADVEAIFVTHEHSDHCHGVGVLARRYGMAVYANQGTWDAMASKVGKIPADQKFIFAPNSVKEFGDMDIESFAVSHDAAEPQFYQVHHDNKTFCILTDTGYVSSRVAGTIKDADAYLMECNHDTEMLRMGPYSWPLKQRILGDEGHLSNEEGADALMSVVGRRTKEIFLGHRSQHNNMRSLAHLTVASMMEQHDFGVDHDFRLDDAEPEQPSKLMVL from the coding sequence GTGACAGATACCGATTCATTACGTTACAGCATTCTAGCAAGCGGGAGCACCGGCAATGTGACCTACCTGGAGACCAACCACCACCGGATCCTGATTGACGCGGGCCTCAGTGGGAAGAAAATTGAGGGGTTGATGAATAAAATCAACCGCTCACTAGCCGATGTTGAGGCCATCTTTGTAACGCACGAGCACAGCGACCACTGCCACGGTGTCGGGGTCCTCGCCCGGCGGTACGGGATGGCCGTCTACGCCAACCAGGGGACCTGGGACGCGATGGCCAGCAAGGTCGGCAAGATTCCGGCAGACCAGAAGTTTATCTTTGCGCCTAACAGCGTCAAGGAATTTGGTGATATGGATATCGAGAGCTTTGCGGTTTCCCATGACGCAGCGGAACCCCAATTCTACCAGGTGCACCACGACAACAAAACTTTCTGCATCCTGACCGACACCGGTTACGTCTCCAGCCGGGTTGCGGGGACCATCAAGGATGCGGACGCTTACCTGATGGAATGTAACCACGATACGGAAATGCTCCGGATGGGCCCGTACTCCTGGCCTCTCAAGCAGCGGATTTTAGGGGATGAGGGCCACCTATCCAACGAGGAGGGGGCCGATGCCCTGATGAGTGTTGTCGGCCGGCGGACCAAGGAGATTTTCCTCGGCCACCGCAGCCAGCACAACAACATGCGGTCCCTGGCCCACCTCACCGTTGCCAGCATGATGGAGCAACACGATTTTGGCGTGGACCACGACTTCCGCCTCGATGACGCTGAGCCGGAGCAACCAAGCAAATTAATGGTCCTGTAA
- the walK gene encoding cell wall metabolism sensor histidine kinase WalK: MNSKLKFYQSIRVKIALVFALMLMLTLECVGAVFVRQLEHQSLNTFKQTIELPSYVDNSLSEQLSRSNKKKANQQMRQILSEVNNNNISEIRVIDSKGIIRSTSTSDIRGIVGQKTTDGTIKATLVNNRTHSENIYDSSNHNRYYINVIPLNDSNNNVVGAVYLRASLEGVYSNINSITLIYLSAALITIALSLFLAILISQEITRPIEEMRKQTLRIARGDFSGQVRVMGNDELGQLAGAVNNLSVRVEEAQESSDSERRRLDSVLSHMSDGVLATDRRGNVTIVNNMALQLLGVDHEDDLIGKSIIDVLDIRHDYTVRQLINTDQEEMIIDMSNEGTDLILKAYFSPIQRESGFVSGLVCVLHDVTSQQKEERERKQFVSNVSHELRTPLTSVHSYVEALSDGAWQDKEIAPKFLTVIQNETNRMIRMINDLLSLSRMDSGTTKLNLEYVNIKELFNYILNRFDMIIKKNENDENSKKYTIERYFTSKDLWVEIDTDKFTQVIDNIMNNAIKYSPDGGVITTRLLETHNHVILSISDQGLGIPRKDLGRIFDRFFRVDKARSRKQGGTGLGLAISKEVVNMLGGQIWVDSVEGKGSTFYISLPYVPYEEEDDWDVQETKD; encoded by the coding sequence GTGAATAGCAAATTAAAATTTTATCAATCGATTCGGGTAAAAATCGCCCTCGTGTTTGCGTTAATGTTGATGTTAACGCTGGAATGCGTCGGGGCGGTTTTTGTGCGTCAATTGGAGCATCAAAGCCTGAATACGTTTAAACAAACTATTGAACTGCCGTCATACGTTGATAATTCGTTGAGCGAACAGCTTTCGCGGTCCAACAAGAAGAAGGCCAACCAGCAGATGCGGCAGATCCTGTCGGAAGTCAATAACAACAACATCTCGGAGATTCGGGTAATTGACAGCAAGGGAATTATCCGGAGCACCAGCACGAGTGATATTCGGGGAATCGTGGGCCAAAAAACCACCGATGGCACGATTAAGGCGACCCTGGTCAATAACCGGACCCACTCCGAAAATATTTATGATAGTTCCAATCATAACCGCTACTACATTAACGTTATTCCCTTAAACGATAGCAATAATAACGTTGTTGGGGCGGTATATCTGCGGGCTAGTCTGGAAGGGGTATACTCCAACATCAACAGCATTACCCTGATTTACTTGTCAGCAGCCCTAATCACCATTGCCCTGAGCCTCTTCTTGGCCATTCTTATTTCCCAGGAAATAACGCGGCCAATCGAGGAAATGCGAAAGCAGACGCTACGAATTGCCCGCGGGGACTTCTCCGGTCAAGTCCGGGTTATGGGAAATGACGAATTGGGTCAACTGGCCGGGGCGGTTAATAACCTCTCCGTGCGGGTTGAGGAGGCCCAGGAGTCATCAGATTCAGAACGGCGGCGGCTTGACAGCGTCCTATCCCACATGTCCGACGGGGTCCTGGCGACCGACCGGCGGGGCAATGTGACCATCGTTAATAACATGGCCCTCCAACTGCTCGGTGTTGACCACGAGGACGATTTAATTGGGAAGTCAATCATTGACGTTTTAGACATTCGCCACGACTACACCGTCCGTCAGTTGATTAACACGGATCAGGAAGAAATGATTATCGACATGTCCAACGAGGGGACCGACTTGATTTTAAAAGCCTACTTCTCGCCAATTCAGCGGGAATCGGGCTTTGTCAGCGGGCTAGTCTGTGTCCTTCATGATGTCACTAGTCAGCAAAAGGAAGAGCGGGAACGGAAGCAGTTCGTTTCCAACGTTTCCCACGAGCTACGGACCCCCCTGACCAGTGTCCACAGCTACGTCGAGGCTTTGAGTGACGGGGCCTGGCAGGATAAGGAGATTGCCCCAAAATTCTTGACGGTAATTCAAAACGAAACCAACCGGATGATTCGGATGATCAACGACCTCCTGAGCCTTTCGCGGATGGATTCCGGGACCACCAAGTTGAACCTGGAATACGTCAATATCAAGGAGCTCTTCAACTACATCCTGAACCGCTTCGACATGATTATTAAGAAAAACGAAAATGACGAAAATAGCAAGAAGTACACGATTGAGCGTTACTTCACTAGTAAGGACCTCTGGGTGGAAATTGATACCGACAAATTCACCCAGGTAATTGACAACATCATGAACAACGCGATTAAGTATTCACCAGATGGTGGTGTAATTACGACTCGTTTACTGGAGACGCATAATCACGTTATTTTGAGTATCTCGGATCAAGGCCTAGGGATTCCGCGTAAGGACCTTGGCCGGATCTTTGACCGCTTCTTCCGGGTCGATAAAGCACGGAGCCGGAAGCAGGGTGGTACCGGGCTTGGTTTAGCAATTTCCAAGGAAGTTGTCAATATGCTCGGTGGCCAAATTTGGGTCGACAGTGTTGAAGGTAAGGGTTCAACCTTCTATATCTCACTGCCATACGTACCTTATGAAGAGGAGGATGACTGGGATGTTCAAGAAACTAAGGACTAA
- the yycF gene encoding response regulator YycF, translating into MAKKILVVDDEKPISDIIKFNLEKEGYEVVVAFDGEEALEKVESEDPDLIILDLMLPKIDGLEVAKRVRAKHTMPIIMVTAKDSELDKVLGLELGADDYVTKPFSNRELVARVKANLRRQATLKAPAEEDKNSDIKVGDLTIHSEAYTVTKRGENINLTHREFELLHYLAQHIGQVINREHLLQTVWGYDYFGDVRTVDVTVRRLREKIEDNPSQPQWLITRRGVGYYLANPDQN; encoded by the coding sequence ATGGCAAAGAAAATTCTTGTTGTTGATGATGAAAAGCCGATTTCAGATATCATAAAGTTTAATTTGGAAAAGGAAGGCTATGAAGTCGTCGTGGCCTTTGATGGTGAGGAGGCCTTGGAGAAGGTCGAATCTGAAGACCCCGACCTGATTATTTTGGACCTAATGCTACCGAAGATTGACGGCCTTGAGGTTGCCAAGCGGGTCCGGGCCAAGCATACGATGCCCATCATTATGGTGACCGCGAAGGACTCGGAACTGGATAAGGTCCTTGGCCTGGAACTTGGGGCTGACGACTATGTTACTAAGCCATTCTCTAACCGGGAACTGGTTGCCCGGGTTAAGGCTAACTTAAGGCGGCAGGCTACTCTAAAGGCGCCAGCGGAAGAGGATAAGAACAGTGACATTAAGGTCGGCGACTTGACCATCCACTCTGAAGCCTACACCGTTACTAAGCGGGGTGAAAATATCAACCTGACTCACCGGGAGTTTGAGTTGCTCCACTACCTGGCCCAACACATTGGTCAGGTCATCAACCGGGAGCACCTCCTGCAGACTGTCTGGGGGTACGACTACTTCGGTGATGTCCGGACGGTAGACGTTACTGTCCGGCGGCTTCGTGAAAAGATTGAGGATAATCCAAGTCAGCCACAATGGTTGATTACCCGGCGGGGTGTTGGTTACTACTTAGCAAATCCTGATCAAAATTAG
- a CDS encoding aldo/keto reductase family oxidoreductase: MKQINLGATSLKIPAMGLGIMRMEAKTPAEAAKAVDTAFDNGINFIDSADIYGQGKSEEVLGQALKLSNAKRTDLFIQSKVGIIVDPARSNGSFVFGSRYEFTKQHILEAVDGVLKRMGTDYLDGLLLHRPDPLMDLDGIKEAFDILQASGKVRFFGVSNFNPQQFAMVQDSITQHLMFNQLQFGLKHTGMIDFGINTNIANADGTDHDGGLLDYCRHHHITIQAWSPFQYGNFEGTFIDNPDYPELNKKLGELATKYGVGKNAIAAAWVLKHPAQIQLIMGTMNPAHIADSAKGADVDLTNQEWYDLYLAAGHQLP; this comes from the coding sequence ATGAAACAAATTAACCTCGGTGCAACCAGTCTGAAGATCCCGGCAATGGGACTGGGGATCATGCGGATGGAAGCTAAGACCCCGGCCGAAGCGGCCAAGGCGGTCGACACTGCTTTTGATAACGGCATCAACTTCATCGACTCGGCTGATATTTACGGTCAGGGAAAGTCGGAAGAAGTGCTGGGCCAGGCCCTCAAGCTGTCAAATGCTAAACGGACGGACCTTTTCATCCAATCTAAGGTCGGCATCATCGTTGACCCGGCCCGGAGCAACGGTAGCTTTGTCTTCGGCAGCCGCTACGAATTCACCAAGCAGCACATCCTGGAGGCTGTTGATGGGGTCCTGAAGCGGATGGGGACCGACTACTTGGATGGCCTCCTCCTCCACCGGCCAGACCCGCTGATGGACCTGGACGGCATCAAGGAAGCCTTTGACATCCTCCAGGCCAGCGGTAAAGTCCGCTTCTTCGGGGTCTCCAACTTCAACCCCCAACAATTTGCGATGGTCCAGGACAGCATCACCCAACACCTGATGTTTAACCAACTGCAGTTTGGCCTGAAGCACACGGGGATGATCGACTTCGGGATCAATACTAACATTGCTAATGCCGATGGAACCGACCACGACGGCGGCCTCCTCGACTACTGCCGGCACCACCACATCACCATCCAGGCCTGGTCGCCATTCCAGTACGGGAATTTTGAGGGCACCTTCATCGACAACCCGGACTACCCAGAACTGAATAAGAAGCTTGGTGAACTGGCCACCAAGTACGGGGTTGGTAAAAACGCCATCGCTGCCGCCTGGGTCCTCAAGCACCCGGCCCAGATCCAGTTGATCATGGGGACCATGAACCCGGCCCACATCGCCGACAGTGCCAAGGGCGCCGACGTCGACCTGACTAACCAGGAGTGGTACGACCTCTACCTGGCTGCCGGACACCAACTGCCTTAA
- a CDS encoding phosphatidylglycerophosphatase A, with product MNNRKFKYPDTKAYEFVVSRLKERGVNLDDLIDIIYESQIEFEPQLTKERCTEYLQDALHKRELLNNAMVMLELDRLTEKGEVAEPLSSIIVNDAGVFGVDETLALQIANIYGTIGTTNFGYFDRVKKGIIAKYDHDGQHVNTFIDDLLAAIVSAVAGKIAHSYA from the coding sequence ATGAACAATCGTAAATTTAAATACCCGGACACGAAGGCCTACGAATTCGTCGTTAGCCGCTTGAAGGAGCGGGGGGTTAACCTGGATGACTTAATTGACATTATCTACGAGTCGCAAATTGAATTTGAGCCCCAGCTAACCAAGGAACGGTGTACTGAATACCTGCAGGACGCCCTCCACAAGCGGGAGCTCCTTAACAATGCAATGGTCATGCTGGAACTCGACCGCCTGACCGAGAAGGGTGAGGTTGCGGAGCCGCTGTCGAGCATCATCGTCAATGACGCCGGTGTCTTCGGGGTTGATGAAACCCTGGCCCTGCAGATTGCCAACATCTACGGGACGATTGGGACGACCAACTTTGGTTATTTCGACCGGGTCAAGAAGGGGATTATTGCGAAGTACGACCACGACGGCCAACATGTTAACACCTTTATTGACGACCTCTTAGCAGCGATTGTTTCTGCGGTCGCTGGTAAGATTGCCCACAGTTACGCCTAA
- a CDS encoding two-component system regulatory protein YycI, which translates to MNFKRIQWIFLFAFLAFDIIVGCELLFQGSRFTISNSQQGHQTAVLKEMRADSITYTSLSRHQPSGYYISGTRSGDGGQLEQQMTKLRNQTAHFSDSELNSEFDSPIKVSHTHPDDRLNQVIKSARQVPLGTKYRYNAQLSDKKTVVYTQMVKGQPVLNNDGQVRFHLNNGNQVTGYTQGYIENPMTLQQRATAISQQHAVIWLYRHNQIPNDSQIRWAILGYTKLLTTNNHDRAVYVPTWLVQIKTKTSDTTQRLNVNAFNSTVMKTSPDTVNMDSIK; encoded by the coding sequence ATGAATTTTAAACGTATTCAATGGATTTTCCTGTTTGCCTTCCTTGCCTTCGATATCATCGTGGGCTGTGAGCTCCTTTTTCAGGGGAGCCGGTTCACCATTTCAAATAGTCAGCAGGGCCACCAGACCGCGGTCCTTAAGGAAATGCGGGCGGACTCAATTACCTATACGTCCCTTTCAAGGCATCAGCCTTCTGGTTACTACATTTCGGGAACCCGGTCCGGAGATGGGGGCCAACTTGAGCAGCAGATGACTAAGCTACGGAACCAGACCGCCCACTTCTCAGATAGCGAGCTCAACAGTGAATTTGACTCACCAATCAAGGTTAGTCACACTCACCCGGATGACCGGCTCAACCAGGTAATTAAGTCGGCCCGGCAAGTGCCGTTGGGGACAAAATACCGCTACAACGCCCAACTTTCTGACAAAAAGACGGTTGTCTACACGCAGATGGTTAAGGGCCAGCCAGTCTTAAATAATGATGGGCAGGTCCGTTTCCACCTTAATAACGGCAACCAGGTAACGGGCTACACACAGGGCTACATTGAGAACCCGATGACCCTCCAGCAACGGGCCACAGCGATTAGCCAGCAGCACGCGGTTATTTGGCTATACCGGCATAATCAGATTCCCAACGATTCACAGATTCGCTGGGCAATCCTGGGCTACACCAAACTGCTGACGACGAATAATCACGACCGGGCAGTATACGTCCCAACCTGGCTAGTGCAGATCAAGACGAAGACGTCTGACACGACCCAGCGGCTGAACGTCAACGCCTTTAACAGTACGGTGATGAAGACGTCACCGGACACCGTGAACATGGATAGTATTAAATAA
- a CDS encoding helix-turn-helix domain-containing protein, translated as MAQKTVLSEIQVTLDVIGGKWKPLILHYLETNGTRRYSEILHYLETAPKKTLTAQLRELEAAGIISRNVIPTVPVQVEYAVTAHGQTLFPILDVMCSWGYINGKGYDIEHRTCEYSEATKQVKEERLRKLNQLYAADHHPTNQGTSK; from the coding sequence ATGGCACAAAAGACGGTCCTTAGTGAAATTCAGGTTACTCTCGACGTAATTGGTGGCAAGTGGAAGCCGTTGATTCTCCACTACCTGGAAACCAACGGGACCAGGCGCTACAGCGAGATCCTTCATTACCTGGAAACGGCGCCAAAGAAGACCTTGACCGCACAGCTAAGGGAGTTGGAAGCGGCCGGAATTATTAGCCGCAACGTCATCCCCACCGTCCCCGTCCAAGTTGAATACGCCGTGACCGCACACGGCCAAACCCTCTTTCCCATCCTCGATGTCATGTGCTCTTGGGGCTATATCAACGGAAAAGGCTACGATATTGAGCACCGCACCTGTGAATATAGTGAGGCTACTAAGCAGGTTAAAGAGGAACGGCTGCGCAAGCTCAACCAGCTCTACGCCGCTGACCACCACCCCACCAACCAGGGTACTTCAAAGTAA